From a region of the Halomonas sp. HL-93 genome:
- a CDS encoding Ldh family oxidoreductase — protein MTDTSLDFRVAREDLTRFMQAALAAAGANQVSADAVTRALVTASRMGTDSHGLRLLPHYLRALQGGRIKGTPNMVFHQRLPATGFLDADDGLGHLAGYTAMEHAMAMAEAVGMGAVAVGNSSHFGAAGCYALAAAERGYVGMAFCNSDPFVLLHDGAKPFHGTNPIAFAAPVAGELPYLLDMATSAVPWNRVQQFDAIGRELPDQVAADATGEVSRNPSEVAALLPLGGRDFGFKGAGLGGMVEILSSMLSGMQHGFKLLPMGGPDMSTPRGVGHFFLVMKPDAFVDEGTFARGLAAYLADLRAQPASANARVMAPGDREWRCQAKRDAEGIPLDSANQLAYVEIAEQYRISTLSRLG, from the coding sequence ATGACGGACACTTCGCTTGATTTTCGCGTCGCCCGTGAAGACCTCACTCGCTTTATGCAGGCAGCACTCGCCGCCGCTGGGGCTAACCAAGTCTCAGCAGATGCGGTAACCCGCGCCCTGGTAACGGCCTCGCGCATGGGCACTGATAGCCACGGCCTGCGCTTGTTGCCCCACTATTTGCGGGCGCTCCAAGGCGGGCGTATCAAAGGCACGCCCAACATGGTGTTTCATCAGCGCTTACCCGCCACGGGCTTTTTAGATGCGGACGATGGGCTGGGGCATCTGGCGGGCTACACCGCCATGGAGCACGCTATGGCGATGGCGGAAGCAGTGGGCATGGGCGCCGTTGCCGTGGGTAACTCATCGCACTTTGGCGCGGCGGGCTGCTACGCGCTAGCGGCGGCGGAGCGTGGTTATGTGGGAATGGCGTTCTGCAACTCGGATCCCTTTGTGCTGCTTCACGATGGCGCCAAACCTTTTCATGGCACTAACCCCATTGCCTTTGCGGCGCCGGTGGCGGGGGAGTTGCCCTACCTGCTGGATATGGCAACCAGCGCGGTACCCTGGAATCGCGTGCAGCAGTTTGACGCCATTGGCCGTGAGTTGCCCGATCAAGTTGCCGCTGATGCCACCGGGGAGGTCAGCCGCAATCCCAGCGAGGTGGCGGCATTACTGCCGCTAGGGGGCCGCGACTTTGGCTTTAAGGGCGCAGGGCTCGGTGGCATGGTGGAGATACTGAGTTCGATGCTGTCGGGAATGCAGCACGGTTTTAAGCTTCTTCCCATGGGGGGGCCGGATATGTCGACGCCCCGAGGAGTGGGGCACTTTTTTCTGGTTATGAAACCCGACGCATTTGTGGATGAGGGCACATTTGCGCGAGGGCTGGCTGCTTATCTGGCTGACCTGCGTGCCCAACCCGCCTCTGCCAATGCCAGGGTAATGGCGCCGGGAGATCGGGAATGGCGCTGCCAGGCAAAACGCGATGCTGAGGGGATTCCCTTGGATTCTGCCAATCAGTTAGCCTACGTCGAGATCGCTGAACAGTATCGAATATCGACGCTCTCTCGACTCGGTTGA